In one Arachis duranensis cultivar V14167 chromosome 9, aradu.V14167.gnm2.J7QH, whole genome shotgun sequence genomic region, the following are encoded:
- the LOC107472170 gene encoding plasmodesmata-located protein 2-like, with the protein MDLSHSTIFIILFLITFLLLPFSSRSSSHYSTLVYKTCSNRTSFNNNNNQLLLSSRSYSQTLTSLFNQLIAQSSQSKFFRTKELALDESAVISGLFQCREDIAIEDCFSCVNSLPPYISSNTLCTSSTSARVQLQGCHIQYNTENLSAETTNGDETEGRNNEMRGENNHS; encoded by the exons ATGGATCTTTCCCATTCAACCATCTTCATCAtcctcttcctcatcactttcttgcttcttccattttcttcaaGATCATCTTCCCATTACAGCACACTAGTCTACAAAACCTGTTCAAACAGAACCtcattcaacaacaataataatcaattattGTTATCATCTCGGTCTTATTCACAAACACTCACTTCTCTGTTCAACCAACTCATTGCCCAGTCTTCCCAGTCCAAGTTCTTTAGAACCAAGGAACTCGCTTTAGACGAAAGCGCCGTCATCTCCGGCCTTTTCCAATGCAGAGAGGACATTGCCATAGAAGATTGTTTTAGCTGTGTGAACTCTCTTCCTCCttacatttcatcaaacacattgTGCACCAGTTCCACGTCTGCAAGGGTACAACTTCAGGGTTGCCACATTCAATATAATACCGAGAATCTTTCAGCAGAGACAACAAATGGTGATGAAACTGAGGGCCGTAACAATG AGATGAGGGGTGAAAACAACCACAGCTAG